Proteins encoded together in one Micromonospora kangleipakensis window:
- a CDS encoding response regulator: MSEDRERPVRVVLADDEAMVRAGVRAILAADPGIEVVGEAADGRDAVELVRAHRPRVALLDIRMPRLDGIGAAAEIRRLVPETASVMLTTFGEDDHVARALGHGASGFLLKAGDPRELLAGVRAVADGGAYLSPRVARRVIELTGGRLARGPYARDRLVGLTEREREVLALVGAGLSNAEIARRLHLVEGTVKSYLTSIFTRLDVRNRVQAAILAYEAGLVPPTG; encoded by the coding sequence GTGAGCGAGGACCGCGAGCGCCCGGTGCGGGTCGTGCTCGCCGACGACGAGGCCATGGTCCGGGCCGGGGTGCGGGCCATCCTGGCGGCGGACCCGGGGATCGAGGTGGTCGGCGAGGCCGCCGACGGCCGGGACGCGGTCGAACTCGTCCGCGCCCACCGCCCCCGGGTGGCCCTGTTGGACATTCGGATGCCGAGGCTGGACGGGATCGGCGCGGCCGCGGAGATCCGGCGGCTGGTGCCGGAGACCGCCAGCGTCATGCTGACCACGTTCGGCGAGGACGACCACGTCGCCCGGGCGCTGGGTCACGGGGCGAGCGGATTCCTGCTCAAGGCCGGCGATCCCCGCGAGCTGCTCGCCGGGGTCCGGGCCGTGGCCGACGGCGGGGCGTACCTGTCACCCCGGGTGGCCCGGCGGGTGATCGAGCTGACCGGCGGCCGGCTGGCCCGCGGGCCGTACGCCCGGGACCGGCTCGTCGGCCTGACCGAGCGCGAGCGGGAGGTACTGGCGCTGGTCGGCGCCGGGCTGTCCAACGCCGAGATCGCCCGCCGCCTGCACCTGGTCGAGGGCACCGTGAAGAGCTACCTGACCAGCATCTTCACCCGGCTCGACGTCCGTAACCGGGTGCAGGCGGCGATCCTCGCGTACGAGGCGGGGCTGGTCCCGCCGACCGGCTGA
- a CDS encoding ABC transporter permease subunit, translating into MTTLRTVAPARPTSRPAPAGGPFTGAVAAEWTKLWSVRSTWWTLLAGVLVMAATAGQLAIYAANANTDDDPTNNPGVGTVGSVVIGSLDLTQYAVLALGLLAITSEYATGTIRTTLRCTPSRGRMLLAKAVVVAVVTFLFGLLLGGVGALVAGPVLGRWGRVPVAGTLGDVLAAAVYLALVAVLALGLAAALRGAVLTLTVLLAVLMIVPLSLQEPRITVLTRIADAFPGVAGAHFMAGDSDPYPAAVGLLLLAGWTVAALALGRAALRRRDA; encoded by the coding sequence ATGACCACCCTCCGCACCGTCGCCCCCGCCCGACCGACGTCCCGACCCGCCCCGGCCGGCGGCCCGTTCACCGGCGCGGTGGCCGCCGAGTGGACCAAGCTCTGGTCGGTCCGGTCCACCTGGTGGACGCTGCTGGCCGGCGTGCTGGTGATGGCGGCCACCGCCGGGCAGCTCGCCATCTACGCGGCCAACGCCAACACCGACGACGACCCGACCAACAACCCGGGCGTCGGCACCGTCGGCAGCGTCGTGATCGGTTCCCTGGACCTCACCCAGTACGCCGTCCTGGCCCTGGGACTGCTCGCCATCACCTCGGAGTACGCGACCGGCACCATCCGGACCACGCTGCGCTGCACCCCGTCGCGGGGCCGGATGCTGCTGGCCAAGGCGGTCGTGGTGGCGGTCGTGACCTTCCTGTTCGGCCTCCTGCTCGGTGGCGTCGGCGCGCTGGTGGCCGGGCCGGTGCTGGGCCGGTGGGGCCGCGTCCCGGTGGCCGGGACGCTGGGCGATGTGCTGGCCGCCGCGGTCTACCTGGCGCTGGTCGCGGTGCTGGCACTGGGCCTGGCGGCGGCGCTGCGCGGCGCGGTGCTCACCCTCACCGTGCTCCTCGCCGTGCTGATGATCGTGCCGCTGTCGCTCCAGGAGCCGCGGATCACCGTGCTCACCCGGATCGCCGACGCCTTCCCCGGCGTCGCGGGCGCGCATTTCATGGCCGGAGACAGCGACCCGTACCCGGCGGCAGTGGGGCTGCTGCTGCTCGCCGGCTGGACGGTCGCCGCGCTGGCCCTCGGCCGGGCCGCGCTCCGGCGGCGCGACGCCTGA